The following are encoded in a window of Geobacter metallireducens GS-15 genomic DNA:
- the pruA gene encoding L-glutamate gamma-semialdehyde dehydrogenase, with the protein MHSSELNARIVSRGKEFFTSIAGEKPSLFDKGAWMGKAMDWSMRNDQFKVQLFRFVDVFPSLTTSRLLTEHIREYFGDEEAMPPFMATGAKVAGMLGSFGGAVLNRVLTSNVEDMARQFIVGETTKEAVKNLEKLRKDGFAAVVDVLGEATLSEEEAEAYTNTYLELLETLKKEQGTWKGLPGTGGDPDLDWGHAPRVNIAVKPTALYCLANPQDFEGSVVAILNRMRRIFRKVMALNGFLCIDMESYRFKDMTLEVFRRLRLEHPGYPHLGIALQAYQKDTDRDLDGLLAWAKEQGVPISIRLVKGAYWDYETVRARQNGWEVPVWTIKAETDAAFERQSRKILENHAVCHFACGSHNIRTISAVMELARELNVPPDRYEFQVLYGMAEPVRKGILRVAGRIRLYCPYGSMVPGMGYLVRRLLENTANESFLRKSFAEEARIEQLLEDPAVAAEREREARAARPEKERTGPDGLPPFGNEPMVDFTRPDHRAAFPDALARVRTQRGKTYPLFINGKEVLTAELMPTVNPNNPSEVLGQICQAGTKEAGDAVAAAKAAFPAWRDTDPRTRADYLLKAALIARTRIFDLSAWQILEIGKQWDQAYADVTEAIDFLEYYAREMMRLGEPQRLGHAPGELNHYCYEPRGVAAVIAPWNFPLAISTGMAAAAIVTGNCVVYKPSGLTPIVGWHLAELFREARLPDGVFNYVPGRSSVMGDYLVDHPDVSLIAFTGSLETGLRINERAARVQPGQANVKRVICEMGGKNAIIIDDDADLDEAVPQVLSSAFGFQGQKCSACSRVIVLDAIHDRFVARLVAMARAISVGPPEDPAHSMGAVADDNAMKRIREYIEIGKTEGQLLHEGPVPAGTGYYVPMTIIGGIRPEHCIAREEIFGPVLAVMRAKDFDEAIQWANAPRFALTGGVFSRSPEHLAKARREFRVGNLYLNRGITGALVERQPFGGSRMSGGGTKAGGPDYLLHFMDPRTVTENTMRRGFAPSDEESGRL; encoded by the coding sequence ATGCACAGCAGCGAACTGAACGCCAGAATCGTCAGCCGCGGCAAGGAATTTTTCACCAGCATCGCCGGCGAGAAGCCGTCCCTCTTCGACAAGGGGGCCTGGATGGGAAAGGCCATGGACTGGAGCATGCGGAACGACCAGTTCAAGGTCCAGCTGTTCCGGTTCGTGGACGTGTTCCCCTCCCTCACCACCAGCAGGCTCCTGACGGAGCACATCCGCGAGTACTTCGGGGATGAGGAGGCAATGCCCCCGTTCATGGCCACTGGGGCCAAGGTGGCGGGGATGCTCGGCTCCTTCGGCGGCGCCGTGCTGAACCGGGTGCTCACCTCCAATGTCGAGGATATGGCCCGCCAGTTCATCGTGGGTGAAACCACGAAGGAGGCGGTGAAGAACCTGGAAAAACTCCGGAAAGACGGCTTCGCCGCCGTGGTGGATGTCCTCGGCGAGGCGACTCTTTCGGAGGAGGAGGCCGAGGCCTACACGAACACGTACCTGGAGCTTCTGGAGACGCTGAAGAAGGAGCAGGGAACCTGGAAGGGACTACCGGGCACGGGGGGCGATCCGGATCTCGACTGGGGCCACGCCCCCAGGGTGAATATCGCGGTAAAGCCCACGGCCCTCTACTGTCTCGCCAATCCCCAGGATTTCGAGGGGTCGGTGGTCGCCATCCTGAACCGGATGCGCCGCATCTTCCGGAAGGTCATGGCGCTAAACGGCTTCCTCTGTATCGACATGGAATCGTACCGCTTCAAGGACATGACTCTGGAGGTCTTTCGCCGCCTCAGGCTGGAGCATCCGGGCTATCCCCACCTGGGGATCGCGCTCCAGGCCTACCAGAAGGATACGGACCGGGACCTGGACGGCCTCCTGGCCTGGGCGAAGGAGCAGGGGGTCCCGATCTCCATCCGCCTCGTGAAGGGGGCCTACTGGGACTACGAGACCGTCCGGGCCCGGCAGAACGGCTGGGAGGTGCCGGTATGGACCATCAAGGCCGAAACCGATGCCGCCTTCGAGCGCCAGTCCCGAAAGATTCTGGAAAACCACGCCGTCTGCCACTTCGCCTGCGGCTCCCACAACATCCGCACCATTTCGGCGGTCATGGAGCTGGCGCGGGAACTGAACGTCCCCCCTGACCGCTACGAGTTCCAGGTCCTCTACGGCATGGCCGAGCCGGTCCGCAAGGGGATCCTCAGGGTTGCGGGGCGCATCCGCCTCTACTGTCCCTACGGGAGCATGGTGCCGGGGATGGGGTACCTGGTGCGCCGGCTCCTGGAGAACACCGCCAACGAATCGTTTCTGCGCAAGAGCTTTGCCGAGGAGGCCCGGATCGAACAGCTCCTGGAAGACCCGGCCGTGGCGGCGGAGCGGGAGCGGGAAGCCCGGGCCGCCAGGCCGGAAAAGGAGCGGACGGGCCCCGACGGTCTCCCCCCCTTCGGGAACGAGCCGATGGTGGATTTCACCCGGCCCGACCACCGCGCCGCCTTTCCGGATGCGTTGGCCCGGGTGCGGACTCAACGTGGAAAAACCTATCCCCTCTTCATCAACGGTAAAGAGGTCCTGACCGCCGAACTCATGCCGACCGTGAACCCCAACAACCCCTCCGAGGTCCTGGGGCAGATCTGCCAGGCCGGGACAAAGGAGGCGGGGGATGCCGTCGCCGCAGCCAAGGCCGCCTTTCCGGCGTGGCGCGACACCGATCCCCGGACCCGCGCCGACTATCTCCTCAAGGCAGCTCTGATAGCCCGCACGCGGATTTTCGACCTCTCCGCCTGGCAGATCCTCGAAATCGGCAAGCAGTGGGACCAGGCCTATGCCGACGTGACCGAGGCCATTGATTTTCTGGAATACTACGCCCGGGAGATGATGCGGTTGGGAGAGCCCCAACGGCTCGGCCACGCACCGGGGGAGCTGAACCATTACTGCTACGAGCCCCGGGGAGTGGCCGCGGTCATCGCCCCCTGGAACTTCCCCCTGGCCATCAGCACGGGGATGGCTGCGGCGGCAATCGTCACCGGCAACTGCGTGGTCTACAAGCCGTCGGGCCTCACCCCCATCGTCGGCTGGCACCTGGCGGAGCTCTTCCGGGAGGCGAGGCTCCCCGACGGGGTCTTCAACTACGTGCCGGGGCGGAGCTCGGTCATGGGAGACTACTTGGTGGACCACCCGGACGTGAGCCTCATCGCCTTCACCGGCTCCCTGGAGACGGGCTTGAGGATCAACGAGCGGGCCGCCAGGGTCCAGCCTGGTCAGGCCAACGTGAAACGGGTCATCTGCGAGATGGGGGGGAAGAACGCCATCATCATCGACGACGACGCGGACCTGGACGAGGCGGTCCCCCAGGTGCTCTCATCGGCCTTCGGGTTCCAGGGGCAGAAGTGCTCGGCCTGCTCCCGGGTCATCGTGCTGGACGCCATCCATGACCGGTTCGTGGCGCGGCTCGTGGCCATGGCCCGGGCCATCTCGGTGGGTCCGCCGGAGGACCCGGCCCACTCCATGGGGGCCGTGGCCGACGACAACGCCATGAAGAGGATCAGGGAGTACATTGAAATCGGGAAAACGGAGGGGCAGCTCCTCCACGAAGGGCCGGTGCCGGCCGGCACCGGGTACTACGTCCCCATGACCATCATCGGCGGCATCCGGCCCGAGCACTGCATCGCCCGGGAGGAGATCTTCGGCCCGGTGCTGGCGGTCATGCGGGCCAAGGACTTCGATGAGGCCATCCAATGGGCAAACGCCCCCCGGTTTGCCCTCACGGGAGGGGTCTTCAGCCGCAGCCCCGAGCACCTGGCAAAGGCGAGGCGGGAGTTTCGGGTGGGAAACCTCTACCTCAACCGCGGCATCACCGGCGCCCTCGTGGAGCGGCAACCCTTTGGCGGCTCCCGCATGTCGGGGGGAGGGACCAAGGCGGGGGGACCTGACTACCTCCTCCACTTCATGGACCCGCGAACGGTGACCGAGAACACCATGCGGCGCGGCTTCGCGCCGAGCGACGAGGAGAGCGGCCGCCTTTAA
- a CDS encoding GSU3473 family protein: protein MLIRVRYQDNTYDMVKAWRLEEYIATGKISAFHRGNEWVTVSRDQVRHSGDTSYGGPERRRRENNLSRVA, encoded by the coding sequence ATGCTCATACGGGTCAGATATCAGGACAACACCTACGACATGGTGAAGGCGTGGCGCCTTGAGGAGTACATCGCCACGGGCAAAATTTCCGCCTTCCACCGGGGCAACGAATGGGTGACCGTCAGTCGCGACCAGGTCCGCCACAGCGGCGACACATCCTATGGCGGCCCCGAACGGCGCCGGCGTGAAAACAACCTCTCCCGGGTCGCCTGA
- a CDS encoding peroxiredoxin-like family protein — MDGEQPTFIFELQKELDAIRENFRATASPDVVTAMDRSAEELIRAGIVERALQVGSPAPDFALPNAVGREVRLSSVTARGPSVITFYRGAWUPYCSLQLRAYQKILPQLKLLGGELLAISPQTPDKTQATLLKNFLEYEVLSDVGNRVAKRFGLVYPVGAEVRRIYLGFGVDLAEYNGDDSWELPLPGTFVIDRTMTVRLSFVDADYTRRLEPAAILDTLRAMRDVGGIP, encoded by the coding sequence ATGGACGGTGAGCAGCCGACCTTCATTTTCGAGCTCCAGAAGGAGCTTGACGCGATTCGGGAAAACTTCAGGGCAACGGCATCTCCTGACGTCGTTACCGCCATGGATCGGTCTGCGGAGGAACTCATCCGCGCCGGGATCGTGGAACGGGCACTGCAGGTGGGCTCCCCTGCACCGGATTTTGCCCTCCCCAACGCCGTGGGGCGGGAAGTCCGCCTCTCGTCGGTCACAGCTCGGGGGCCCTCGGTAATCACCTTCTACCGCGGAGCCTGGTGACCTTACTGCAGCCTGCAGTTGCGGGCCTACCAGAAAATCCTTCCCCAGCTCAAGTTACTGGGGGGAGAGCTCCTCGCCATCTCCCCCCAGACCCCTGACAAGACCCAGGCGACCCTCCTCAAGAACTTCCTCGAATACGAGGTATTGAGCGACGTGGGGAACCGTGTCGCGAAACGTTTCGGCCTCGTTTACCCGGTGGGCGCCGAGGTACGGCGGATCTACCTGGGCTTCGGCGTCGACCTGGCCGAGTACAACGGCGACGACTCCTGGGAACTCCCTCTCCCCGGCACCTTCGTCATCGACCGGACCATGACCGTCCGGCTTTCCTTTGTGGATGCAGACTATACCCGGCGCCTGGAGCCCGCCGCAATCCTCGACACCCTCCGGGCAATGCGGGATGTGGGGGGTATTCCGTGA
- a CDS encoding carbonic anhydrase, with protein sequence MITTLLEGNRRFVAETFEKEKELFVELTRGQKPTVLWIGCSDSRVPVNTITQTKAGEVFVHRNVGNIVAANDWNLSAVLEFSINHLKIPDIVICGHYGCGGIQALDEENSDDKYIPIWLINAYKAKERVDEKLRALHIDIPHEQRMKLIVEENVRLQLEHLREYPFVRRAVEEGKLTLNGWVYDMGNGEIRIVATESAPRIGKGTCSIKIK encoded by the coding sequence GTGATTACCACGCTTCTGGAAGGAAACCGGCGCTTCGTGGCCGAGACGTTCGAGAAGGAGAAGGAGTTGTTTGTCGAACTGACGCGGGGACAGAAACCGACAGTTCTCTGGATCGGTTGCTCCGACTCGCGGGTGCCGGTCAACACCATCACCCAGACCAAGGCCGGCGAGGTCTTCGTCCACCGCAACGTGGGGAATATCGTCGCCGCCAACGACTGGAACCTCTCCGCTGTCCTGGAATTCTCCATCAACCACCTGAAGATCCCCGACATCGTCATCTGCGGCCACTACGGCTGTGGCGGCATCCAGGCCCTCGACGAGGAAAACAGCGACGACAAATACATTCCCATCTGGCTCATCAACGCCTACAAGGCAAAGGAACGGGTCGACGAAAAGCTCCGGGCGCTCCACATAGATATTCCCCATGAGCAGCGGATGAAGCTGATCGTGGAGGAGAATGTCCGCCTCCAGCTGGAACACCTGCGCGAATACCCCTTTGTCCGCAGGGCCGTGGAAGAGGGAAAACTAACCCTTAACGGCTGGGTCTACGACATGGGCAACGGCGAGATCAGGATAGTCGCCACCGAGAGTGCGCCCAGGATCGGGAAGGGGACATGCAGCATTAAAATAAAATAA
- a CDS encoding cytochrome c3 family protein, whose amino-acid sequence MKSHVWRPLFVALGLVILILVARVFVVPADFGIGERGYMYGWHRKGNEEEWKKVTVKYKTKAYCKECHGEKVESIGRSPHGVLQCENCHGPALDHPKDPPTLTIDHSRKLCIRCHAKLDTPSSGRSKIRGIDPETHNPEAECSLCHDPHHPNLEELKRHE is encoded by the coding sequence GTGAAAAGTCATGTCTGGCGCCCCCTGTTCGTGGCTCTCGGTCTCGTCATCCTCATCCTCGTTGCCAGGGTCTTCGTGGTTCCCGCGGATTTCGGCATCGGAGAGCGGGGCTACATGTACGGCTGGCACCGCAAGGGAAACGAGGAGGAGTGGAAGAAGGTCACGGTCAAGTACAAGACCAAGGCATACTGCAAGGAATGCCACGGGGAAAAGGTGGAGAGCATCGGCCGCTCCCCCCACGGTGTCCTGCAGTGTGAAAACTGCCACGGGCCGGCCCTGGACCACCCGAAAGACCCGCCGACTCTCACCATCGACCACAGCCGCAAGCTCTGCATCCGGTGCCACGCCAAGCTCGACACACCATCCAGCGGCAGGTCGAAGATCCGCGGCATCGATCCCGAGACCCACAATCCCGAGGCCGAATGCAGCCTCTGCCACGACCCCCACCACCCGAACCTGGAGGAGCTGAAACGCCATGAATAG
- a CDS encoding 4Fe-4S dicluster domain-containing protein, with amino-acid sequence MNRREFLKRSMVVVAGMAVPAAALHLIDPKQLLAAKPELRWAFLVDAYKCVGCGFCVKACKLENEVPYEANVSRTWVERYVVKKDGEVLIDSPKAARDGFTTKKIEVGEGKFREVKDEEIEKAFFVPKLCNQCENPPCVQVCPVGATYATADGVVLVDRKWCIGCGYCIMGCPYGVRFFHPVHKTAEKCNFCYHRITKGMKSACVDACPFGARQIGNLRDPDDPVTKVIMTERVGILKEEYGTKPQVYYIGLSKEVR; translated from the coding sequence ATGAATAGACGCGAGTTTCTCAAGCGGAGCATGGTTGTCGTGGCCGGCATGGCGGTGCCGGCGGCGGCCCTACACCTCATCGACCCGAAACAGCTTCTGGCAGCAAAGCCGGAACTCCGCTGGGCCTTCCTGGTGGATGCCTACAAGTGCGTCGGCTGCGGATTCTGCGTCAAGGCGTGCAAACTGGAGAACGAGGTACCCTATGAGGCCAATGTTTCCCGCACCTGGGTGGAGCGCTATGTGGTGAAGAAGGACGGTGAAGTCCTGATAGACTCCCCCAAGGCGGCCCGGGATGGGTTCACCACGAAGAAAATCGAGGTGGGAGAAGGGAAGTTCCGGGAGGTGAAGGACGAGGAGATCGAGAAGGCCTTCTTTGTGCCGAAACTCTGCAACCAGTGCGAGAATCCCCCCTGCGTTCAGGTCTGTCCCGTGGGGGCCACCTACGCCACGGCGGACGGGGTGGTGCTCGTGGACCGGAAGTGGTGCATCGGCTGCGGTTACTGCATCATGGGGTGCCCCTACGGGGTCCGCTTCTTCCACCCGGTCCACAAGACGGCGGAGAAATGCAACTTCTGCTACCACCGGATCACCAAGGGGATGAAGTCGGCCTGCGTCGACGCCTGCCCCTTCGGGGCCCGGCAGATCGGCAACCTCCGGGACCCCGACGACCCGGTCACCAAGGTGATCATGACCGAGCGGGTCGGCATCCTCAAGGAGGAGTACGGAACCAAGCCCCAGGTCTACTACATCGGCCTGTCCAAGGAGGTACGCTAG
- the nrfD gene encoding NrfD/PsrC family molybdoenzyme membrane anchor subunit produces the protein MLHGEAWTVKELFVYPNEYIYWTIQIVMYPFLTGLVAGAFVLSSLYHVFGVTKLKEIARFSLVFSFALLPCAPMPLLLHLQQPQRNLNVLMTPHFTSAIAAFGIVFLTYGMIVASELWFVYRGYFVTTARELRLKPNRTLSETFLMGLYSILVMGAWDVSHHALEQDERAVKILAAVGIPVACFLHGYAGFIFGSVKANALWMTPLMPVIFICSAVVSGIALCILTYVITMELRKLIIAWRWKENPSLPSPGELGGVETQVVTMTSRYLIMFLILAITLELLDLIFRGYTAVKSWDILRSVIYGKDFTSIFILQYGLGNLVPFILFLMPGLTVRRAVVGTVLVLFGVFMMRWNVVIGGQAFSASFAGFMHYHMPIWPHDMETFKEGLFGALMVGSIPFALFWLLSRIFPIFDLKEPH, from the coding sequence ATGCTGCATGGGGAAGCCTGGACCGTTAAGGAGCTCTTCGTCTATCCCAACGAGTATATCTACTGGACCATCCAGATCGTCATGTACCCGTTCCTCACGGGTCTTGTGGCCGGGGCCTTCGTGCTGTCGTCCCTCTACCACGTCTTCGGCGTCACGAAGCTGAAGGAGATCGCCCGTTTCTCCCTGGTCTTTTCCTTCGCCCTACTCCCCTGCGCCCCCATGCCGCTCCTCCTCCACCTCCAGCAGCCCCAGCGGAACCTCAATGTCCTCATGACCCCCCACTTCACCTCGGCCATCGCCGCCTTCGGGATTGTCTTCCTCACCTACGGGATGATCGTCGCCTCGGAGCTCTGGTTCGTCTACCGTGGTTACTTCGTCACCACCGCCCGGGAGCTGCGCCTGAAGCCGAACCGCACCCTCTCCGAAACCTTCCTCATGGGCCTCTACTCGATCCTCGTGATGGGAGCCTGGGACGTGAGCCACCACGCCCTGGAGCAGGACGAGAGGGCGGTGAAGATCCTGGCCGCGGTCGGCATTCCCGTGGCCTGCTTTCTCCATGGCTACGCCGGCTTCATCTTCGGCTCGGTGAAGGCCAACGCCCTCTGGATGACGCCGCTCATGCCGGTCATCTTCATCTGCTCGGCGGTGGTCTCGGGGATTGCCCTCTGCATTCTCACCTACGTCATCACCATGGAGCTGAGAAAACTCATCATTGCCTGGCGGTGGAAGGAGAACCCCTCCCTCCCCTCCCCCGGTGAACTGGGAGGGGTGGAGACCCAGGTGGTGACGATGACCTCCAGGTATCTCATCATGTTCCTCATCCTCGCCATCACCCTGGAGCTTCTCGACCTGATCTTCCGGGGGTACACGGCGGTCAAATCGTGGGATATCCTCCGAAGCGTCATCTACGGCAAGGACTTCACCTCAATCTTCATCCTCCAGTACGGGCTCGGGAACCTGGTTCCCTTCATCCTGTTCCTCATGCCGGGACTCACGGTCCGCCGGGCGGTGGTCGGGACGGTCCTCGTCCTCTTCGGGGTCTTCATGATGCGGTGGAACGTGGTCATCGGCGGCCAGGCCTTCTCCGCCTCCTTTGCCGGGTTCATGCACTATCACATGCCGATCTGGCCCCACGACATGGAGACCTTCAAGGAGGGGCTCTTCGGCGCCCTCATGGTGGGCTCTATCCCCTTCGCCCTCTTCTGGCTCCTTTCCCGCATCTTCCCAATCTTCGACCTGAAGGAACCCCACTGA
- a CDS encoding GSU0071 family protein: MDTTVIDEAIDKYVNERMKTGKKSAADRFISYAYLRYAGDELAEFLKKVRGLSRYYVDFLTLMENPFKGPELAWFASMITVGVVSCYMMGNEDTRIAGIFVFSGTLVHALSLLRMVAKKWREIGVMIAIYREIIEIVEREAKTLA, encoded by the coding sequence ATGGACACGACAGTTATTGATGAGGCTATTGACAAGTACGTGAACGAGCGGATGAAAACGGGGAAAAAGTCGGCGGCGGACCGGTTCATCTCCTATGCATACCTGAGATATGCAGGGGACGAGCTGGCTGAATTCCTCAAGAAGGTGCGGGGGCTTTCCCGCTACTATGTTGATTTCCTTACGCTCATGGAGAACCCCTTCAAGGGTCCGGAACTGGCGTGGTTTGCCTCCATGATCACCGTGGGGGTCGTCTCCTGCTACATGATGGGAAACGAGGATACCCGAATCGCCGGAATCTTCGTTTTTTCCGGCACGTTGGTCCACGCTTTGTCTCTGCTCAGGATGGTGGCGAAGAAGTGGCGTGAGATCGGCGTCATGATTGCCATCTACCGCGAGATCATCGAGATCGTGGAACGGGAAGCGAAGACCCTGGCGTAA
- a CDS encoding OmpW family outer membrane protein, with product MKRLVTVAWIVVAVAGLSGTALADSIKGKLGVTGRLGVYLPAESDFDDRKLETDVGFIGGGGVIYGITDNIAAEIDVTHTEFGSNRVSGLDEGDFEVVNVSLGGQYRFLLPQSKFVPYAGGGLDILLIDYTRPSGTKAHVDTGVGVHVNGGVDYFVTRQLVLNAEVKGVIAPEVDMTAEGRPGNFDPSGVAGTVGVRFFFN from the coding sequence ATGAAGCGATTGGTAACCGTGGCATGGATTGTTGTGGCTGTTGCCGGCCTCAGCGGCACGGCGCTGGCCGACAGCATCAAGGGAAAGTTGGGCGTTACGGGGCGGCTCGGTGTTTACCTCCCTGCCGAGAGTGATTTTGACGACCGCAAGTTGGAGACCGACGTCGGGTTCATCGGCGGAGGCGGGGTGATCTACGGCATTACCGATAACATAGCGGCCGAGATCGACGTGACGCATACCGAATTCGGCTCCAACCGCGTTTCGGGACTGGACGAGGGGGACTTTGAGGTTGTGAACGTCTCCCTGGGGGGGCAGTATCGATTCCTGTTGCCCCAATCCAAGTTTGTCCCTTACGCAGGGGGTGGTCTCGACATCCTGCTGATCGATTATACGCGCCCTTCGGGCACAAAGGCCCATGTGGACACGGGAGTTGGAGTCCATGTCAACGGGGGTGTTGATTATTTCGTCACCAGACAGCTTGTGTTGAACGCCGAGGTCAAAGGGGTTATTGCTCCCGAGGTCGACATGACGGCGGAAGGCAGACCGGGAAATTTTGACCCGAGCGGCGTTGCCGGTACCGTGGGTGTAAGATTTTTCTTCAATTAG
- the elbB gene encoding isoprenoid biosynthesis glyoxalase ElbB translates to MKKIGVVLSGCGVYDGSEIHEAVFTLLAIDRNGAEAVCLAPDMEFREVNHLTSQETGAVRNTLVESARIARGKIRNVAEIAAADLDAVVFPGGFGAAKNLCNFAEKGADAAIHPEVARLIREMALAKKPIGAICIAPALIAATLGRDYKPKVTIGTDAGTAAAIAATGSEHVDCPVTEFVVDRENKIVTTPAYMLANRISEAAEGIEKAVKTVIDMA, encoded by the coding sequence ATGAAGAAAATCGGAGTTGTCCTTTCCGGCTGTGGTGTTTACGACGGTAGTGAGATTCACGAGGCGGTTTTTACCCTGCTTGCCATCGACCGGAACGGGGCAGAGGCGGTATGCCTGGCGCCCGACATGGAATTTCGCGAGGTGAACCATCTCACCTCCCAGGAGACCGGCGCCGTCCGCAATACCCTCGTGGAGTCGGCCCGGATCGCACGCGGCAAGATCAGGAACGTGGCGGAGATTGCGGCTGCCGACCTGGATGCCGTCGTCTTTCCCGGCGGTTTCGGGGCGGCAAAGAACCTTTGCAATTTCGCGGAGAAGGGGGCAGATGCGGCCATCCATCCCGAGGTGGCGCGGCTTATCCGGGAGATGGCCCTCGCGAAGAAGCCCATTGGCGCCATCTGCATCGCTCCGGCTCTCATCGCCGCAACCCTCGGCCGTGACTACAAGCCGAAAGTGACCATCGGGACCGACGCCGGCACGGCGGCAGCAATTGCCGCTACGGGGAGCGAGCATGTTGATTGTCCAGTTACGGAATTTGTGGTGGACCGGGAGAACAAGATTGTCACCACCCCCGCCTACATGCTTGCCAACCGGATCTCTGAAGCGGCCGAAGGGATCGAGAAGGCGGTGAAGACGGTCATCGACATGGCGTGA
- the tadA gene encoding tRNA adenosine(34) deaminase TadA — translation MVRRKAEGVRDDSYWMGKALREAEKAAARDEVPIGAVVVRNGAVIGRGHNLRENKQDPSAHAEMIAIRQAARRLGCWRLTGCVLYVTLEPCLMCMGAIILARFDRVVFGCHDPKGGAAGSLYDLSDDRRLNHRVELTSRVREEECSAILSGFFADLRTRKKKARRAPSAGI, via the coding sequence ATGGTTCGCCGTAAAGCCGAGGGAGTGCGGGACGACAGCTACTGGATGGGGAAGGCCCTGCGAGAAGCGGAAAAGGCCGCTGCCCGGGACGAGGTCCCCATTGGTGCTGTCGTTGTCAGAAATGGCGCAGTAATCGGTCGTGGGCACAACCTGCGGGAAAATAAGCAGGACCCCTCGGCCCACGCCGAAATGATAGCCATCCGTCAGGCCGCCAGGCGACTCGGGTGCTGGCGCCTTACGGGATGCGTTCTCTATGTGACCCTTGAGCCGTGCCTCATGTGCATGGGGGCCATCATCCTCGCCCGGTTCGACCGGGTGGTCTTCGGCTGCCATGATCCCAAGGGAGGCGCGGCCGGTTCCCTCTACGACCTCTCCGATGACCGCCGGCTCAATCACCGGGTTGAACTCACTTCCCGGGTGCGGGAAGAGGAATGTTCCGCAATCCTGAGCGGTTTTTTCGCCGATCTCCGCACACGGAAAAAGAAGGCCCGTCGCGCACCATCGGCCGGTATCTGA
- a CDS encoding DUF2155 domain-containing protein: MGSVFRLFVVVAMVMAAVAGCSKKEEAKPEGMASPHGEAATKKKESVVVVPESVKGKWKAVKIAVTDKAVNKEAVYTVNIGSQLAIPGSGLTIAVDTFLPQFTMDGTTLTSQSNEPKNPAAQIRIIEGGKEVFKGWLFSLYPTTHSFSHPKYGFTLVDFIPAS; the protein is encoded by the coding sequence GTGGGGTCGGTTTTCAGGCTCTTTGTGGTAGTTGCCATGGTAATGGCAGCGGTTGCCGGTTGCAGCAAGAAGGAAGAAGCAAAGCCTGAGGGAATGGCATCTCCCCATGGGGAGGCGGCGACAAAAAAGAAAGAATCGGTAGTTGTCGTCCCTGAAAGCGTCAAGGGGAAGTGGAAAGCGGTCAAGATCGCCGTCACGGATAAGGCTGTCAACAAGGAAGCCGTTTACACGGTAAATATCGGCTCTCAGCTTGCAATTCCCGGCTCGGGACTTACCATTGCGGTGGACACGTTCCTCCCCCAATTTACCATGGATGGAACGACCCTGACGTCCCAGTCCAATGAGCCGAAAAACCCGGCAGCCCAGATCCGAATCATTGAAGGTGGAAAAGAAGTTTTCAAGGGATGGCTTTTTTCGCTGTATCCGACGACCCATTCATTCAGTCATCCCAAGTACGGTTTTACGCTGGTGGATTTCATTCCTGCCAGTTAA